The Niastella koreensis GR20-10 genome includes a window with the following:
- the purS gene encoding phosphoribosylformylglycinamidine synthase subunit PurS: MTYTVQVKVMPLKELLDPQGKAVMGGLQNLGLGNIQDVRVGKNITLQVEANTPDQAKAIAEEASKKLLANPVMEYFEVVIS, from the coding sequence ATGACCTATACAGTTCAGGTGAAGGTAATGCCATTAAAAGAATTGCTCGATCCGCAAGGAAAAGCCGTAATGGGTGGATTGCAAAATCTGGGATTGGGTAATATTCAGGATGTACGGGTAGGAAAGAACATCACCCTGCAGGTAGAAGCCAACACCCCTGACCAGGCAAAAGCAATTGCCGAAGAAGCCTCCAAAAAGTTACTCGCTAACCCGGTAATGGAATATTTTGAAGTCGTAATTAGCTAA
- the tgt gene encoding tRNA guanosine(34) transglycosylase Tgt: protein MAALQFTLQHTDNQTKARAGHIVTDHGEIATPIFMPVGTVGSVKAVSQQQLKEEVNASIILGNTYHLYLRPGTEVLEKAGGLHRFNGWERPILTDSGGYQVFSLAGTRKITEEGVLFQSHIDGSRHLFTPESVMDIQRNIGADIIMAFDECPPYPSDYQYAEKSMHLTHRWLDRCFKRFNETPDKYGYTQNLFPIVQGSTYTDLRKASCEFIASQEATGNAIGGLSVGEPDNMLYDLCGLCCDNLPVHKPRYLMGVGTPWNILECIALGVDMFDCVMPTRNGRNAMLFTSQGVINIDNKKWETDFSPLDDGIDCVVSNYYSKAYLRHLVKSKEILGLTLASVHNLAFYLWLVRQARHHILQGDFVSWKNEMVVRLQTRL, encoded by the coding sequence ATGGCCGCATTACAATTCACTTTACAACATACCGATAACCAGACAAAAGCCAGGGCAGGACATATTGTCACCGATCATGGTGAAATAGCCACGCCCATCTTTATGCCGGTAGGAACGGTAGGCAGTGTAAAGGCGGTGAGTCAGCAACAGTTGAAGGAAGAAGTGAATGCGAGCATTATATTGGGAAATACGTATCACTTATACCTGCGCCCCGGTACTGAAGTGCTGGAAAAAGCGGGTGGTTTACACCGTTTTAATGGCTGGGAACGGCCAATTTTAACGGATAGCGGCGGCTACCAGGTGTTTTCCCTGGCCGGCACCCGGAAAATAACAGAAGAAGGGGTATTATTTCAGTCACATATCGATGGGTCGCGGCATTTGTTTACACCCGAATCGGTAATGGATATACAACGCAACATTGGCGCCGACATCATCATGGCATTTGATGAATGTCCGCCATACCCCAGCGATTATCAATATGCCGAAAAGTCGATGCACCTGACGCATCGCTGGCTGGACCGTTGTTTCAAGCGTTTTAACGAAACCCCTGATAAATACGGGTATACTCAAAACCTGTTTCCTATTGTACAGGGAAGCACCTATACCGATCTGCGCAAAGCCTCCTGCGAATTCATTGCCTCCCAGGAGGCAACAGGCAATGCCATTGGCGGCTTAAGTGTGGGCGAACCCGATAACATGTTGTATGACCTGTGCGGGTTGTGCTGCGACAATTTACCCGTTCACAAACCCCGTTATTTAATGGGCGTGGGCACCCCCTGGAACATCCTGGAGTGTATTGCCCTTGGCGTTGATATGTTCGACTGTGTTATGCCCACCCGCAATGGCCGTAATGCCATGCTGTTTACTTCGCAGGGCGTTATCAATATCGACAATAAAAAATGGGAGACCGATTTCTCGCCCCTCGATGACGGCATCGACTGTGTGGTGAGCAACTACTATTCAAAAGCCTATCTGCGTCACCTGGTTAAGTCAAAAGAGATCCTGGGTCTCACCCTCGCCAGCGTACATAACCTCGCATTCTATTTATGGCTCGTTCGCCAGGCAAGGCATCATATACTACAGGGAGATTTTGTTTCCTGGAAGAATGAGATGGTGGTGAGGTTGCAGACGAGATTGTAA
- the rsmI gene encoding 16S rRNA (cytidine(1402)-2'-O)-methyltransferase, whose amino-acid sequence MLYIVPTPIGNLQDITLRALEVLKQVDLILAEDTRTSGKLLNHYQISRPLTAYHMHNEHQIVPHLVSQLQEGKKMAMISDAGTPGISDAAFLLVRECIKQKIKVECLPGATAFVPALVNSGLPMTRFTFEGFLPPKKGRQTMLKKLAEEDRTMIIYESPHRLLKTLQEFVQYFGADRQCSVSRELSKMFEENAHGTLQELVEHFQQKDVKGEIVIVLAGKE is encoded by the coding sequence ATGCTGTATATAGTACCAACACCCATAGGCAACTTGCAGGATATCACGCTCAGGGCCCTGGAGGTGTTGAAGCAGGTTGATCTGATATTGGCTGAAGATACACGAACCTCCGGTAAATTATTAAATCACTACCAGATCTCGCGGCCGCTTACAGCCTATCACATGCATAACGAGCACCAGATAGTGCCGCACCTCGTAAGCCAGTTACAGGAAGGTAAAAAGATGGCCATGATCTCTGATGCCGGTACGCCCGGTATTTCCGATGCCGCTTTTTTATTGGTTCGTGAATGCATAAAGCAAAAGATAAAAGTAGAATGCCTGCCCGGCGCTACTGCCTTTGTTCCCGCCCTGGTAAACAGCGGACTTCCCATGACCCGCTTTACATTTGAAGGTTTCCTGCCACCCAAAAAAGGCCGTCAAACCATGTTGAAGAAACTGGCTGAAGAAGATCGTACCATGATCATTTATGAATCGCCACACCGCCTGCTTAAAACCCTGCAGGAATTTGTTCAATACTTTGGCGCCGACCGCCAATGCAGTGTAAGCCGCGAGCTCTCCAAAATGTTTGAAGAAAATGCACATGGAACTTTGCAGGAGCTGGTTGAACATTTTCAGCAGAAGGACGTTAAGGGGGAAATAGTGATTGTGTTGGCTGGTAAAGAATGA
- a CDS encoding response regulator, whose amino-acid sequence MMDITVCIVDDTKDIRSALEQIVTMSEGYRLLGSCATAEEALVRIPELKPQVVLMDINLGEGESGIDVVRQLKADYPEILFMMCTVYEDDEKIFEALSAGANGYILKKTAPHKLLEAIRELQEGGAPMSSQIARKVVQAFQQNKAAAEATDNTLSVLSNREKEILELLAKGMLYKEIAASLFISQETVRKHVYHIYEKLHVNNRVEAINKFFGR is encoded by the coding sequence ATGATGGATATTACTGTATGTATCGTTGACGATACAAAAGATATACGGTCTGCACTTGAACAGATTGTTACGATGTCGGAAGGATACCGGTTGCTGGGAAGTTGTGCTACAGCTGAAGAAGCGTTGGTAAGAATTCCCGAGCTTAAACCGCAGGTGGTGTTAATGGATATCAATCTCGGCGAAGGGGAAAGCGGGATAGATGTGGTGAGGCAGCTGAAAGCAGATTATCCTGAGATCCTGTTTATGATGTGTACAGTGTATGAGGATGATGAAAAGATCTTCGAGGCATTGAGCGCTGGCGCCAATGGATATATTTTGAAGAAAACAGCTCCACATAAATTACTGGAAGCCATTAGAGAACTACAGGAAGGCGGCGCGCCCATGAGCAGCCAGATAGCTCGTAAAGTAGTTCAGGCCTTTCAACAGAATAAAGCTGCCGCAGAAGCTACTGATAACACGCTCAGTGTTTTATCTAATCGCGAAAAAGAAATCCTGGAATTACTGGCTAAAGGCATGCTGTACAAGGAAATTGCAGCCAGCTTATTCATTAGCCAGGAAACGGTGCGCAAACACGTATATCACATATACGAAAAGCTTCATGTAAATAATCGTGTTGAAGCTATTAATAAGTTCTTTGGTCGTTAA
- a CDS encoding PepSY-like domain-containing protein, with protein MKKLFNYCLALCLTTAIYSTADAQVRKIPSEVTEAFRQKYPTALNVEWHDHLTNFTADFDLDKVHYEAKFNNKGMWQNTENKIDTAGIPAPIKEGFQKSKYVEDWKIKNAYKIALREDKTQYRLEIQKNDIQKKQLYFDSTGRLLRDNITL; from the coding sequence ATGAAAAAACTCTTTAATTACTGTCTGGCTCTTTGTCTTACTACCGCCATATATAGTACCGCTGATGCACAGGTGCGTAAAATTCCAAGCGAAGTAACCGAAGCCTTCCGGCAGAAATACCCCACCGCCCTGAATGTAGAATGGCACGATCACTTAACTAATTTTACTGCCGACTTCGATCTGGATAAAGTGCACTACGAAGCCAAGTTCAACAATAAAGGGATGTGGCAAAACACCGAGAATAAAATTGACACTGCCGGCATTCCTGCACCTATAAAAGAAGGCTTTCAAAAAAGTAAGTATGTAGAAGATTGGAAAATAAAGAACGCCTATAAAATAGCGCTGCGCGAAGACAAAACACAATACCGCCTGGAGATCCAGAAAAATGATATTCAGAAAAAACAATTGTATTTCGACAGCACGGGCCGGTTACTGAGAGATAACATCACCCTGTAA
- a CDS encoding M1 family metallopeptidase — protein sequence MMRKRIYTLTACTLLAVVAWAQPDRWQQRVKYTMDINMNVTTNRFTGKQRLEYTNNSPDTLKKVFYHLYWNAFQPNSMMDNRSRVLGQKTIGDRPDWDPRVKDRILNLKPEEIGYQKVLSLKMNGIPLKYSVDETILEVPLSVPILPKAKVVFEMEFEAQVPLQIRRSGRDNPMSGVRYSMSQWYPKMCEYDYEGWHPTPYIAREFYGVWGDYEVNITIDKKYMIGGTGYLQNPNQIGFGYQDPGVRMAAPAGPTLTWRFVAPNVHDFMWAADPEYVHLTRTIAGGPVIHVIYNREEDLLRKTYETLPPEKKKNYANADAYIKWFDNEWNRIADAAVIVLPFIEKKFGAYPYKQYSFVHGGDGGMEYPMSTLIVVPSITTAFHEWMHSWYQGMLGTNESEYAWMDEGFTSYAASLVTNYYQTVSGSQASESEVGTGPRKKVLVDSLAKSKSYLGAVNPHDDAYDSYFNLAHSRLEEPLTTHADHFETNFAYSVASYSKGEVFMEQLGYIVGAQVRDKILLDYYNQWRFKHPNVNDFIRVAEKASDMKLDWYREYFVNTTKTIDYKIGDISEEGGKAKIKLRRIGDMPMPLDVLITFKDGSKMLAYIPQYFMFGEKPVEDASIPRTVYEPWKWTSPEYTFEINHKVAEIKVIEIDPSMRMADVDRNNNKLDIPW from the coding sequence ATGATGCGTAAAAGGATCTATACGCTTACGGCTTGTACTCTCTTAGCTGTGGTGGCATGGGCGCAACCAGACAGGTGGCAACAGCGGGTGAAATACACAATGGATATTAACATGAATGTAACTACCAACCGGTTCACCGGTAAACAACGGTTGGAGTATACCAATAACTCTCCCGATACCCTTAAAAAAGTATTCTATCATTTATACTGGAACGCCTTTCAACCCAATAGCATGATGGATAACCGCAGCCGCGTATTGGGTCAGAAGACGATCGGTGACCGGCCCGACTGGGACCCTCGGGTTAAAGACCGCATTCTGAACCTGAAACCGGAGGAAATAGGTTATCAAAAGGTGCTGTCGTTAAAAATGAACGGCATTCCGTTGAAGTATTCGGTAGATGAAACCATTCTGGAAGTACCGCTTTCAGTACCCATTTTACCCAAAGCAAAAGTGGTGTTTGAAATGGAGTTTGAAGCGCAGGTGCCATTACAAATCAGGCGCAGCGGCCGCGATAACCCTATGTCGGGTGTGCGTTACTCCATGAGCCAGTGGTATCCCAAAATGTGCGAATATGATTATGAAGGCTGGCATCCCACACCATATATAGCCCGCGAGTTTTACGGAGTGTGGGGCGATTATGAGGTGAACATCACAATCGATAAAAAATACATGATTGGTGGAACCGGGTATTTGCAAAACCCTAACCAGATCGGTTTTGGTTACCAGGACCCCGGGGTAAGAATGGCAGCGCCTGCAGGCCCTACCTTAACCTGGCGTTTTGTTGCTCCCAATGTACACGACTTTATGTGGGCGGCCGATCCCGAGTATGTGCATTTGACCCGCACTATTGCCGGCGGTCCGGTAATTCATGTGATCTACAACCGCGAGGAAGACCTGCTGCGCAAAACCTATGAAACCTTACCGCCAGAAAAGAAAAAGAATTACGCCAATGCAGATGCCTATATTAAATGGTTCGATAATGAATGGAACCGCATAGCAGATGCAGCTGTAATCGTATTGCCTTTTATTGAAAAGAAATTCGGCGCCTATCCCTACAAACAATATTCGTTTGTACATGGAGGCGATGGCGGTATGGAATACCCCATGAGCACCCTGATAGTTGTTCCAAGCATTACCACAGCCTTTCATGAATGGATGCACAGCTGGTACCAGGGCATGCTGGGCACCAATGAATCGGAGTACGCCTGGATGGATGAAGGCTTTACCAGTTACGCCGCTTCACTCGTAACCAATTATTACCAAACAGTTTCCGGTTCACAGGCATCGGAATCTGAAGTAGGTACAGGTCCGCGTAAGAAGGTGCTGGTTGATTCGTTGGCAAAAAGCAAATCATACCTGGGTGCTGTTAATCCGCACGATGACGCTTATGACAGTTACTTTAACCTGGCCCACAGTCGCCTCGAAGAACCGTTAACTACCCATGCCGATCATTTTGAAACGAACTTTGCCTATAGTGTTGCTTCGTATTCAAAAGGCGAGGTGTTTATGGAACAGCTGGGCTATATTGTTGGCGCCCAGGTACGCGATAAAATTTTGTTGGATTATTATAATCAATGGCGCTTCAAACATCCTAATGTAAATGACTTTATCCGGGTAGCGGAAAAAGCAAGTGACATGAAGCTGGACTGGTACCGCGAATACTTTGTAAATACTACAAAAACCATCGACTATAAAATTGGTGACATCTCCGAAGAAGGTGGTAAAGCAAAGATAAAATTACGCCGCATTGGCGATATGCCTATGCCTTTAGATGTATTGATAACGTTTAAAGATGGCAGCAAGATGTTGGCCTATATACCGCAGTATTTTATGTTTGGTGAAAAGCCGGTTGAAGATGCATCCATTCCCCGCACTGTATATGAGCCCTGGAAATGGACAAGCCCCGAGTATACGTTCGAGATCAATCATAAGGTGGCCGAGATAAAGGTAATTGAAATTGATCCTTCTATGCGGATGGCTGATGTAGACAGAAATAATAACAAACTCGATATCCCCTGGTAG
- a CDS encoding four helix bundle protein, with translation MQKELLETNPIVKLSFNFSLKLVQYCEQLENARKFIIMNQLLRDGTSIGANVLEARNPESRADFIHKMKVAAKEADEAQYWLMLCENSESYPDCKELIIKLDEIQKILTKIIASTRRK, from the coding sequence ATGCAAAAGGAGCTATTAGAAACAAATCCAATAGTAAAGCTTTCCTTTAATTTTTCCTTGAAGTTGGTTCAGTATTGTGAACAACTGGAAAATGCCAGAAAGTTTATCATAATGAACCAATTGTTAAGGGATGGAACCTCAATTGGGGCTAACGTGTTGGAGGCCCGGAATCCAGAAAGCAGGGCTGATTTTATACATAAGATGAAAGTTGCAGCCAAGGAAGCTGACGAAGCACAATATTGGTTGATGTTATGTGAGAATTCTGAGAGTTATCCAGACTGTAAAGAGCTCATTATTAAATTGGATGAAATTCAAAAAATACTTACAAAAATCATAGCTTCTACAAGAAGGAAATGA
- a CDS encoding CDP-alcohol phosphatidyltransferase family protein: MKHIPNLFTLLNLFFGCIAIIYILQNGIIIVTNDDGAQWLEIPEKIWLGSLFIGLAAVVDFLDGFVARLFNASSALGKQLDSLADCVSFGVAPGMIIYQFLRLSYAGSPDAIEMPFIALLPALLIPCAAAFRLGKFNIDDSQQFGFKGVPTPAAGLLIASFPLIYFYLHDNATAVHLMLNPWLWYGVIMVVSLLMVSNLPLMALKFKNFSVKSNLPKLILLVAAIIAGILFKWMAVPVVFILYIILSLAFKNKATT, translated from the coding sequence ATGAAACATATACCAAACCTGTTCACGCTACTCAATTTGTTCTTTGGCTGTATTGCTATAATATACATACTGCAAAATGGCATTATTATAGTGACCAATGACGACGGGGCACAATGGTTGGAAATTCCTGAAAAAATATGGCTGGGCTCCCTGTTTATTGGGCTGGCCGCGGTAGTTGATTTTTTAGATGGGTTTGTTGCCCGTTTGTTCAATGCCAGTTCAGCTTTGGGCAAACAGCTGGATTCCCTGGCTGATTGTGTGAGTTTTGGTGTGGCGCCTGGTATGATCATCTATCAATTCCTGCGGTTAAGTTATGCCGGATCACCCGATGCCATAGAAATGCCGTTTATTGCTTTATTGCCAGCATTACTGATTCCCTGTGCAGCGGCTTTTCGCCTGGGTAAGTTTAACATCGACGATTCGCAGCAATTTGGCTTTAAAGGTGTTCCTACCCCCGCTGCCGGGTTGTTAATAGCGTCGTTTCCACTTATTTACTTTTACTTACACGATAATGCCACTGCCGTGCACCTGATGTTGAACCCATGGTTGTGGTATGGAGTAATTATGGTGGTAAGCTTGTTGATGGTAAGTAACCTGCCGTTGATGGCGCTGAAGTTTAAAAATTTTTCAGTGAAAAGCAATCTGCCCAAGCTTATTTTACTGGTAGCGGCCATAATAGCCGGCATATTATTTAAATGGATGGCAGTACCGGTTGTGTTTATTCTTTACATCATCTTATCTTTGGCGTTCAAAAATAAAGCTACAACATGA
- a CDS encoding glycosyltransferase, translating into MAFFKPTLKEKSQTHAVSIIVCARDEANNLTKYLPGVLVQTYPSTHELIVVNHNSQDETRYLLDEFKKTFKNLQAINLEQEALGIPGKKYPLSIGIKEAKHEILLLTDADCVPASEFWLQKMQDAYHDGVEIVLGYGAYNKKPGILNKIIRFETFHSALQYMSYALAGLPYMGVGRNLSYKRELFFRQKGFSSINHVASGDDDLFINQVATKHNVNVVLDQEAFTLSEPKRKFSDWIRQKNRHYSTSKFYKPVHKFLLGLYSTSHFFLYPLFVLCLVFFDWRLTLGVFGIRFLWQAVVYYNAMKKMNEKDLFYWWWILDIWMFIHYFIFAPSIWRKPNKNWN; encoded by the coding sequence GTGGCTTTTTTTAAACCTACTCTTAAAGAGAAATCGCAAACCCATGCGGTGAGCATTATTGTGTGCGCCCGTGACGAAGCAAATAATCTTACCAAATATTTACCGGGCGTGCTGGTACAAACCTACCCTTCCACGCATGAATTGATTGTGGTGAACCACAACAGCCAGGATGAAACCCGCTACCTGCTGGATGAATTTAAAAAGACCTTTAAAAACCTGCAGGCCATTAACCTGGAACAGGAAGCGCTGGGTATTCCCGGTAAAAAATACCCCCTGTCGATAGGAATTAAAGAAGCCAAACACGAAATATTATTACTTACCGATGCGGATTGTGTACCTGCTTCAGAATTCTGGTTACAAAAAATGCAGGACGCCTACCACGACGGTGTTGAAATAGTGCTGGGTTATGGCGCTTACAATAAAAAACCCGGTATCCTGAACAAGATCATTCGCTTTGAAACATTCCATTCGGCCCTGCAGTATATGTCGTATGCGCTTGCCGGTTTGCCGTATATGGGTGTGGGCAGAAACCTGTCGTATAAGCGCGAATTGTTCTTTCGCCAAAAAGGTTTTTCTTCCATCAACCATGTAGCCAGCGGCGATGATGACCTGTTCATTAACCAGGTAGCTACCAAACACAATGTGAATGTGGTGCTCGATCAGGAAGCTTTTACGCTGTCGGAACCCAAACGTAAGTTTAGCGATTGGATCCGCCAGAAGAACCGCCACTACAGTACCAGCAAATTCTACAAACCAGTTCATAAGTTTCTATTAGGATTATATTCCACTTCCCACTTTTTTCTGTACCCCCTGTTTGTATTGTGCCTGGTCTTTTTTGACTGGCGGTTAACACTGGGCGTTTTTGGCATCCGCTTTCTTTGGCAGGCGGTTGTATATTACAACGCAATGAAAAAGATGAATGAAAAGGATCTTTTTTACTGGTGGTGGATTTTAGATATCTGGATGTTCATACATTATTTCATCTTTGCTCCTTCAATATGGAGAAAGCCCAACAAAAACTGGAACTAA
- a CDS encoding aminopeptidase P N-terminal domain-containing protein yields the protein MKYLPLDPAIFIQNRQRFVARMDKNAIAIFNSNDELPTNGDATHRFKQNSDLYWLCGIDQEDTMVILFPNNPDPKMREVLVLVRPNEMKEKWDGRRLRAEEARKMSGIQTIMWLDSLDAVLQGWIHLADTIYLNTNENDRKSNWVPVRDYRYAEEMRQHFPLHQYKRSARIMKELRAIKTPQEVAVLQQAIDITQKTFERLLKFIQPGVMEYEIEAEIWHSFLSQRATGPAYSSIIASGDRARILHYVFNNQECKDGELVLMDFGAEYGGYCADLTRTVPVSGKFTKRQKEVYNSCLRLHDYAKSILKPGISILDYTDKVGAEATKVFVKLGLLSAGDVKNEDKDNRAYRKYLYHGISHHLGIDVHDLGTRTEPIKPGMVFTVEPGIYIEQEQMGIRIENNLWITKTGNKDLMAKIPIKADDIEAWMKKK from the coding sequence ATGAAGTATCTGCCACTCGATCCCGCCATTTTTATCCAGAACCGTCAACGGTTTGTGGCCAGGATGGATAAGAATGCGATTGCTATTTTCAACAGTAATGATGAACTGCCTACCAATGGCGATGCCACCCACCGGTTCAAACAAAACAGCGATCTGTACTGGTTATGCGGTATTGACCAGGAAGACACCATGGTAATTCTTTTTCCCAATAACCCCGATCCCAAAATGCGGGAAGTGCTGGTGCTGGTTCGCCCCAATGAAATGAAAGAGAAATGGGACGGCAGGCGCTTACGGGCAGAAGAGGCCCGCAAGATGTCGGGCATTCAAACCATCATGTGGCTCGATAGCCTGGACGCAGTTTTACAGGGTTGGATCCATTTGGCCGATACCATTTATCTGAACACGAACGAAAACGACCGCAAATCCAACTGGGTGCCGGTACGCGATTACCGCTATGCAGAAGAAATGCGGCAGCATTTCCCGCTGCACCAGTATAAACGCAGCGCCCGTATTATGAAAGAGCTGCGGGCTATTAAAACGCCCCAGGAAGTTGCCGTGCTGCAGCAGGCAATAGATATAACCCAAAAGACGTTTGAACGACTGTTGAAATTCATACAACCGGGTGTAATGGAGTATGAGATAGAGGCGGAGATCTGGCATTCGTTTTTGTCGCAACGCGCAACCGGCCCTGCTTACAGCAGCATCATTGCCAGTGGCGACCGTGCCCGTATCCTGCATTATGTATTCAATAACCAGGAGTGTAAAGATGGCGAGCTGGTATTGATGGATTTTGGTGCTGAATACGGTGGTTATTGCGCCGATTTAACCCGTACGGTTCCGGTGAGTGGAAAGTTCACCAAACGGCAAAAGGAAGTGTACAACAGTTGCTTACGCCTGCATGACTATGCGAAAAGCATTCTGAAGCCAGGCATCAGCATCCTGGATTATACTGATAAAGTAGGAGCGGAAGCCACCAAAGTGTTTGTAAAGCTGGGGCTGCTGAGTGCCGGCGATGTGAAGAATGAGGATAAAGACAACCGCGCTTACCGCAAGTATTTATATCATGGTATTTCGCATCACCTGGGTATAGATGTGCATGACCTGGGCACTCGTACCGAACCCATTAAACCGGGAATGGTATTTACCGTAGAACCGGGTATTTATATAGAACAGGAACAAATGGGCATCCGAATCGAAAACAACCTGTGGATCACCAAAACCGGCAACAAAGATCTGATGGCAAAAATTCCCATTAAGGCGGATGATATTGAAGCCTGGATGAAGAAAAAATAA
- the rsmG gene encoding 16S rRNA (guanine(527)-N(7))-methyltransferase RsmG: MEKAQQKLELITKYFGDFSPVQLQQFAALDELYNDWNSKINVISRKDMESLYEKHVLHSLAIATAFEFRPGSTIVDLGTGGGFPGIPLAIFFPEVKFLLVDSIGKKLKVVDAVAEALELKNVTTRHTRIEEIKDKKFDFVVSRAVAPLKDLWQWSKPLLKKAQPNSENQKPGLICLKGGDLSQEISESGCRPRLMEVFEIFGEEYFKEKYMLYVSV; encoded by the coding sequence ATGGAGAAAGCCCAACAAAAACTGGAACTAATCACCAAATATTTCGGTGATTTCAGCCCTGTTCAGCTGCAACAATTCGCCGCTTTGGACGAACTGTACAATGACTGGAACAGCAAGATCAATGTTATTTCGCGTAAAGACATGGAAAGCCTGTACGAAAAGCACGTGCTGCACTCTTTGGCTATTGCCACTGCTTTTGAGTTCAGGCCCGGTTCAACCATTGTTGACCTGGGTACAGGTGGTGGTTTTCCGGGTATACCCCTGGCCATCTTTTTTCCCGAGGTAAAGTTTCTTCTTGTAGATAGTATCGGTAAAAAATTAAAGGTAGTGGATGCAGTAGCGGAAGCACTGGAACTAAAGAATGTAACCACCCGCCATACGCGAATTGAAGAGATCAAAGACAAAAAGTTTGACTTTGTTGTTTCCAGAGCCGTAGCACCATTGAAAGACCTGTGGCAATGGTCGAAGCCATTGCTGAAGAAAGCTCAACCCAACAGCGAAAATCAAAAACCCGGACTCATCTGTTTAAAGGGGGGAGATTTATCGCAGGAGATCTCAGAAAGCGGTTGCAGACCCAGGTTAATGGAAGTATTTGAGATCTTTGGTGAGGAATACTTCAAAGAGAAATATATGCTATATGTGTCTGTTTGA
- a CDS encoding dienelactone hydrolase family protein → MYKLAFTLLLMLAMTNLPAQFEQSYQKKEFISGGDTLRYRIMYPLNYDAHKKYPLVLFLHGAGERGNDNEAQLTHGGKLFADSVMREKFPAIVVFPQCPQEDWWARITHDPNKKDSLGSFGFVSDQPIGKSLGLVSQLLDTLAASGTINTQKIYLAGLSMGGMGTFELLWRKPNFFAAAIPICGGGDPQKVTIYAKKFPIWIFHGGSDPVVSVSNSRLMNNALKAAGARVKYTEYPGVGHNSWDNAFAEADLLPWLFSQKK, encoded by the coding sequence ATGTACAAACTTGCATTTACTTTACTATTGATGCTTGCCATGACAAATTTGCCGGCCCAGTTTGAACAATCTTACCAAAAGAAAGAATTCATCAGCGGTGGCGATACGCTGCGCTATCGCATTATGTATCCGCTTAATTATGATGCCCATAAAAAATATCCGCTGGTGCTGTTCCTGCATGGGGCCGGCGAACGTGGTAATGATAATGAGGCCCAGTTAACCCATGGCGGTAAACTGTTTGCCGATTCTGTAATGCGGGAAAAATTCCCGGCCATTGTAGTGTTTCCGCAGTGCCCGCAGGAAGATTGGTGGGCACGCATTACCCACGATCCCAATAAAAAAGATTCCCTTGGCAGCTTTGGTTTCGTCAGCGATCAGCCTATTGGCAAAAGCCTTGGCCTTGTAAGCCAACTGCTCGATACCCTGGCAGCCAGTGGAACCATCAACACCCAAAAAATATACCTGGCCGGGCTGTCAATGGGTGGCATGGGCACCTTTGAACTGCTGTGGCGCAAACCCAACTTCTTTGCCGCAGCCATTCCTATTTGTGGCGGTGGCGATCCGCAAAAAGTAACCATTTACGCTAAGAAATTTCCCATCTGGATCTTCCATGGCGGAAGCGATCCCGTTGTTTCGGTAAGTAATTCACGCCTGATGAACAATGCCCTTAAAGCAGCCGGCGCCCGGGTAAAATATACCGAGTACCCCGGGGTTGGGCATAATAGCTGGGATAATGCTTTCGCAGAAGCAGATTTATTACCGTGGTTATTCAGTCAGAAAAAATAG